One window of the Perca fluviatilis chromosome 5, GENO_Pfluv_1.0, whole genome shotgun sequence genome contains the following:
- the LOC120558575 gene encoding cold-inducible RNA-binding protein-like — MSDEGKLFIGGLSFDTTEESLAAAFGKFGTIEKVDVIKDRDTGYSRGFGFVKYENSEDAKDAMEGMNGKTLDGRAIRVDEAGKSGGGGRSGGGGGGGYGSAPRGRGGYGGGRGRGGGYYGGDGGYSDRSDRSSGGGGGGYRSGGGSRQGGGGYGGYRDQQDYN, encoded by the exons ATGTCGGACGAAGGTAAACTGTTCATCGGAGGACTCAGCTTCGACACGACGGAAGAGTCTCTCGCGGCGGCTTTCGGCAAGTTTGGAACCATCGAAAAAGTGGACGTGATCAAAGACAGAGACACGGGCTACTCTCGGGGCTTCGGCTTCGTGAAGTATGAGAATTCAGAGGATGCTAAAGACGCAATGGAGGGCATGAATGGAAAGACGTTGGATGGCCGAGCTATCCGCGTGGACGAAGCGGGAAAGAGCGGCGGAGGTGGCCGGTCCGgtggcggaggaggaggaggctacGGCTCGGCACCGAGAGGCCGAGGCGGGTACGGCGGCGGCCGTGGCAGAGGAG gtggaTACTACGGCGGAGACGGCGGCTACTCTGACCGCAGCGACAGGAGCAGCGGAGGTGGCGGCGGAGGCTACCGCAGCGGCGGCGGCTCCAGGCAGGGTGGTGGCGGGTACGGAGGGTACCGCGACCAACAGGACTACAACTAA